One Brachyspira pilosicoli P43/6/78 genomic window carries:
- the map gene encoding type I methionyl aminopeptidase, producing MAIKIKTQSEINLMRESGHILANVFKEVSKLVEPGISTKELDKFVYDYIRKQNAKPSFKGYGNPPFPASICASINDEIIHGIPSKKRVLKDGDIIGLDIGVYYKGYHSDRAFTFKVGNVSAEASRLVDTTMESFFNGIKQIRDGVHLGDVSYAIQKTAEDAGYSLVREFNGHGVGANLHEEPAVPNRGKKGFGPVLKTNMVIAIEPMVNMGHHAIYIEDDDWTVVTRDGSLSAHYEHTVAVKEDGVEILTALEDDEIVNKYMNS from the coding sequence ATGGCTATTAAAATAAAGACACAATCAGAAATAAATTTGATGCGTGAAAGCGGACATATATTAGCAAATGTGTTTAAAGAAGTTTCTAAACTTGTTGAGCCTGGCATATCTACAAAAGAGCTTGATAAGTTTGTTTATGATTATATAAGAAAGCAAAATGCAAAGCCTTCTTTTAAGGGTTATGGGAATCCTCCTTTTCCTGCTTCTATATGTGCTTCTATAAATGATGAAATAATACATGGCATACCTAGCAAAAAAAGAGTATTAAAAGACGGCGATATAATAGGTCTTGATATAGGTGTTTATTATAAGGGTTATCATTCAGACAGAGCATTTACTTTTAAGGTTGGTAATGTATCAGCAGAAGCTTCAAGACTTGTAGACACAACAATGGAATCATTTTTTAATGGAATAAAACAGATAAGAGATGGTGTTCATTTGGGAGATGTTTCTTATGCCATACAGAAAACTGCAGAAGATGCTGGTTATTCTTTGGTGAGAGAGTTTAACGGTCATGGTGTTGGAGCTAATTTGCATGAAGAGCCTGCTGTGCCTAATAGAGGTAAAAAAGGTTTTGGTCCTGTGCTTAAAACTAATATGGTAATTGCAATAGAGCCTATGGTTAATATGGGACATCATGCTATATATATTGAAGATGATGATTGGACTGTTGTTACAAGAGACGGTTCTTTATCTGCTCATTATGAACATACTGTTGCTGTTAAAGAAGACGGTGTTGAGATACTTACTGCTTTAGAAGATGATGAGATAGTTAATAAATATATGAATAGTTAA
- a CDS encoding bactofilin family protein encodes MSKREMINSIIGEGSYFKGTYIVKGSFQIDGKFEGDLKIDGHLIIGTNGKVKTSTIITDSITIAGTLIGNISASNEVVLIETGRVLGNIEAPKIDVGEGAVIQGEMTITGGQKKNITKVVEDSFSDKVEAENTFENTNDTENQSN; translated from the coding sequence ATGTCAAAAAGAGAGATGATTAATAGTATAATAGGTGAAGGTTCATATTTCAAAGGAACTTATATAGTAAAAGGCTCTTTTCAAATAGACGGTAAATTTGAAGGAGATTTAAAGATAGACGGGCATTTAATAATAGGTACTAATGGTAAAGTAAAGACAAGTACTATTATTACAGACAGCATAACAATAGCAGGTACTTTGATTGGTAATATATCAGCTTCAAATGAAGTAGTATTAATAGAAACAGGAAGAGTTTTAGGAAACATAGAAGCTCCTAAGATAGATGTTGGAGAGGGTGCTGTTATACAGGGAGAGATGACTATTACAGGCGGACAAAAAAAGAATATTACAAAAGTGGTAGAAGATTCTTTTAGCGATAAAGTTGAGGCAGAAAATACTTTTGAAAATACAAATGATACAGAGAATCAATCAAATTGA
- the rsmD gene encoding 16S rRNA (guanine(966)-N(2))-methyltransferase RsmD, giving the protein MHIISGYKKNKKIITPKRDFRPTQGKVREALFNIIDANDKTFLDLCAGSGAVGFEALSRGAKFAAFIEIDREAVKTIFTNAKNIFEENQYKIKRVSADDYVKRTNDTFDIIFFDPPYHSKIYYEVFLNIFERKLLNDNGYLFVEMGLEYYKSFLEKIKEYDQNINYEIKTYGESVLIIFRNM; this is encoded by the coding sequence TTGCATATAATATCTGGATACAAAAAAAATAAAAAAATCATTACACCAAAGAGGGATTTTAGACCTACTCAGGGAAAGGTGAGAGAGGCTTTATTTAATATAATAGATGCTAATGATAAAACTTTTTTAGACCTTTGTGCTGGAAGCGGTGCTGTGGGGTTTGAGGCTTTAAGCAGAGGAGCTAAGTTTGCTGCTTTTATAGAAATAGATAGAGAAGCTGTTAAAACAATATTTACAAATGCAAAAAATATATTTGAAGAAAATCAATACAAAATAAAAAGAGTATCTGCAGATGACTATGTTAAAAGAACTAATGATACTTTTGATATAATATTCTTTGATCCGCCTTATCATTCGAAAATTTATTATGAAGTATTTTTAAATATATTTGAAAGAAAATTATTAAATGATAATGGATATTTATTTGTGGAAATGGGGCTTGAATACTATAAAAGCTTTTTAGAGAAAATAAAAGAATACGATCAAAATATAAACTACGAAATAAAAACATACGGTGAGAGCGTTTTAATAATTTTTAGAAATATGTAA
- a CDS encoding DUF3810 domain-containing protein, with protein sequence MKNKITFLICIIFIAIVLKLLTLSPKFIENFYSRKAYKVISGSIGKVTSNFSFSIAEILLFIFIILILLFFVFSIKKIIFGQEKLKLIFNFLYVVVCIAIIIYIVFMSVWGLNYYRFPLINNYQNYFFENNNITDEEAYNKLYSLAELLIKDLNDLQTKMKYETSINTNYQALNRMVESEYNKVFEEFPYLEMYYSRTKPIKISKLFLRLQITGIYSPFTSEANVNTLIPYTSMPYTIAHEMAHKIGIAYEDEANFIAYLACSKHSDLFIQYSGAFEALLYVLSELNRDENYAMLISNLNEKTKEEIRYNYEFWNQYRGQLSNISHKVNDTYLKANNQIHGIKSYSRVVKLLIYYNMSKGFLQ encoded by the coding sequence ATGAAAAACAAAATCACATTTCTAATATGTATAATATTTATAGCCATTGTATTAAAACTTCTCACATTATCACCAAAGTTTATAGAAAATTTTTATTCTAGAAAAGCTTATAAAGTTATATCAGGAAGTATTGGGAAAGTAACATCAAATTTTAGTTTTTCTATTGCTGAAATACTTTTATTTATTTTTATAATATTAATTCTTTTATTCTTTGTTTTCTCTATAAAAAAAATAATATTTGGACAAGAAAAATTAAAATTAATATTTAACTTTTTATATGTAGTAGTGTGTATTGCAATTATTATATATATTGTTTTTATGTCTGTATGGGGATTAAATTATTATAGATTTCCTCTTATAAATAATTATCAAAATTACTTCTTTGAAAATAATAATATCACAGATGAAGAAGCGTATAACAAACTATATTCATTAGCAGAGTTATTAATAAAAGATTTAAATGATTTGCAAACGAAAATGAAATATGAAACCTCAATCAATACAAATTATCAAGCTCTAAACAGAATGGTTGAAAGTGAATATAATAAAGTTTTTGAAGAGTTTCCATATTTAGAAATGTATTATTCAAGAACAAAGCCAATAAAAATATCAAAACTTTTTTTAAGACTTCAAATAACAGGAATATACTCACCATTTACTTCAGAAGCAAATGTTAATACTCTTATACCATATACATCTATGCCTTATACTATAGCCCATGAAATGGCACATAAAATAGGAATCGCCTACGAAGATGAAGCTAATTTTATTGCATATCTTGCCTGCTCAAAACATAGTGATTTATTTATACAATATTCAGGAGCTTTTGAAGCACTATTATATGTTTTATCAGAACTTAACAGAGATGAAAATTATGCTATGCTTATTTCAAACCTCAACGAAAAAACCAAAGAAGAGATAAGATACAATTATGAATTTTGGAATCAATACAGAGGGCAACTTTCTAATATAAGCCATAAAGTAAATGACACATATTTAAAAGCAAACAATCAAATACACGGCATAAAGAGTTATTCGAGAGTAGTAAAACTTTTAATCTATTACAATATGAGCAAAGGTTTTTTACAATGA
- a CDS encoding CidA/LrgA family protein, producing MKLIKQFSIIFLIYSVSYILSKSLKLPIPGNVIGMLILFLLLVFGIIKESHIDEASDILIKNMSLLFVPATLAIVDEYKYIKDEIIPFLIICIFFVVVIMAATGLSAQFFENIVNKKRKVK from the coding sequence ATGAAATTGATTAAACAATTCTCTATAATATTTCTTATTTATTCAGTATCATACATCTTAAGCAAATCTCTAAAACTTCCAATACCTGGTAATGTAATAGGAATGCTAATTTTATTCTTACTTTTGGTTTTTGGAATTATAAAAGAGAGCCATATTGATGAGGCTAGCGATATATTAATAAAAAATATGTCTTTGTTATTTGTACCTGCCACTTTAGCTATAGTTGATGAATATAAATATATTAAAGATGAGATAATACCTTTTCTTATAATATGCATATTTTTTGTTGTAGTGATAATGGCGGCAACTGGTTTATCTGCACAGTTTTTTGAAAATATAGTTAATAAAAAAAGGAAAGTAAAATGA
- a CDS encoding LrgB family protein, with the protein MTALFQDNPLISIVITLIAYIIAYYIYNKTKLPILTPLVTTVILVGFAIYFMGVPYSVYNESGGKFINALIGPATVVLALPIYRNLPILKANLLVILLSIAIGSAIGIVGIYFTAKIMGVSENILLSLLPKSITTAIAVDVADSIGAVKSITVLAVIVSGVVGAIIAPIVCKIFRIKSPLAIGIAIGTASHAVGTSKAIEMGETEGAMSGLAIGIAGALTVILLPILYKLLVTIW; encoded by the coding sequence ATGACAGCACTATTTCAAGATAATCCTCTAATATCAATAGTAATAACTTTAATAGCATATATCATAGCATACTATATTTATAATAAAACAAAACTTCCAATATTAACACCATTAGTAACAACTGTAATACTTGTAGGGTTTGCTATTTATTTTATGGGTGTGCCTTATAGTGTTTATAATGAAAGCGGCGGAAAATTTATTAATGCATTGATAGGACCTGCTACTGTTGTATTAGCTCTTCCAATATATAGAAACCTTCCAATATTAAAAGCAAATTTATTAGTAATACTTTTAAGCATTGCTATAGGAAGTGCCATTGGAATAGTTGGAATATATTTCACTGCAAAGATTATGGGTGTATCAGAAAATATACTTTTATCGCTTCTTCCAAAATCTATAACTACTGCAATAGCTGTTGATGTTGCAGATAGTATTGGAGCTGTAAAATCTATTACTGTGCTTGCTGTTATAGTATCTGGAGTTGTGGGGGCAATAATAGCTCCTATAGTTTGTAAGATATTTAGAATAAAATCACCTTTAGCTATAGGTATTGCAATAGGCACTGCATCGCATGCTGTTGGTACTAGTAAGGCAATAGAGATGGGAGAGACTGAAGGAGCTATGTCTGGTCTTGCTATAGGTATAGCTGGAGCTTTAACTGTTATACTTCTTCCTATACTATATAAACTGCTTGTTACTATATGGTAA
- a CDS encoding bifunctional 5,10-methylenetetrahydrofolate dehydrogenase/5,10-methenyltetrahydrofolate cyclohydrolase: MPANILDVRELSKTIRAEIKDKVALLNKKPRIDFVYFDDDKSTELYFTHAKKMAENAGMIGELHKLGTNTTEKDFITLIEYLNEEKDISGIMLQMPLPKHIRREVVYETISTKKDIDAISNLNLGRILTSNDELIPCTVKSVMTILEHYNIKIEGANAVVVGRSEIVGKPLALSLLNKSATVTIAHSKTKDLKSVCKNADILCVSIGKAEFINAEYIKENAVVIDIGINVLEDGSIKGDVKFDEAVNIASAITPVPNGVGSLTTTMLLSNLLYLHTKYNNN, encoded by the coding sequence ATGCCAGCTAATATACTTGATGTAAGAGAATTATCAAAAACAATAAGAGCAGAAATTAAAGATAAGGTTGCTTTATTAAACAAGAAGCCTAGAATAGATTTTGTTTATTTTGATGATGATAAATCTACAGAGTTATATTTTACGCATGCAAAGAAAATGGCAGAAAATGCTGGAATGATAGGAGAGCTTCATAAGTTAGGCACAAACACAACAGAAAAAGATTTTATCACTCTAATAGAATATTTAAACGAAGAGAAAGATATTAGCGGTATAATGCTTCAAATGCCTTTGCCTAAGCATATAAGAAGAGAGGTTGTTTATGAGACTATATCTACAAAAAAAGATATTGATGCAATAAGCAATTTAAATCTTGGAAGAATTTTAACTTCTAATGATGAATTAATTCCTTGTACTGTAAAAAGTGTGATGACAATACTTGAACATTATAATATAAAAATAGAAGGTGCTAATGCTGTAGTTGTTGGAAGGAGCGAGATAGTTGGAAAGCCTCTTGCTTTATCACTTTTAAATAAATCTGCTACTGTTACAATAGCTCATTCAAAAACTAAAGATTTAAAAAGTGTTTGTAAGAATGCTGATATATTATGTGTGTCTATTGGAAAGGCAGAGTTTATTAATGCTGAATATATAAAAGAGAATGCTGTTGTTATAGATATAGGAATAAATGTTCTTGAAGATGGTTCTATTAAGGGAGATGTAAAGTTTGATGAGGCAGTTAATATTGCATCTGCTATAACGCCTGTACCTAATGGCGTTGGAAGTTTAACAACAACAATGCTTCTTTCAAACTTGCTTTACTTGCATACGAAGTATAATAATAATTAA
- a CDS encoding Fur family transcriptional regulator, which yields MNNTRNTIQKQVILNAVRELKNHPTSEEVYNYIKPNFPSISLGTVYRNLNLLSENNEIQKISIIDDAVRFDHITGEHYHFQCDKCKKLIDINLPYNKDLDEAVSKKYNVEIDKHDIVFIGICKSCKSE from the coding sequence ATGAACAACACCAGAAACACAATACAAAAACAAGTAATATTAAATGCTGTAAGGGAATTAAAAAATCACCCTACATCAGAAGAGGTTTATAATTATATTAAACCAAACTTTCCTTCTATTAGTTTAGGAACAGTTTATAGAAATCTTAATTTGCTTTCAGAGAACAATGAGATACAAAAGATTTCTATAATAGACGATGCTGTAAGGTTTGACCATATCACAGGCGAGCATTATCATTTTCAATGTGATAAATGCAAAAAGTTAATAGATATTAATTTGCCTTATAATAAAGATTTAGATGAAGCTGTTTCTAAAAAATATAATGTAGAAATAGATAAACATGACATTGTATTTATAGGCATTTGTAAATCTTGCAAATCAGAATAA
- a CDS encoding D-alanine--D-alanine ligase family protein: MLHGGISDEREVSLRSGKNVFEALTSYKELKDSTILIDVKDHYELVETLKKENVEYCYNILHGTFGEDGTIQGLLDCLNIKYTGENTLVSSLCMNKVYTKRIWLSSNISTVDFQLLEDAVKNNNISFNFPIILKPISSGSSVGVSLIKTKEEFDNIVKDIKDTHNYFLEPYIKGKEVTVGLVRDNDDIYVFPILGINPKNEIYDYDAKYTPGKTEMEIPAKLDKDIEKKLIENCKKAYDVLGCEGLCRIDAIISDDGFINLMEVNTQGGMTNTSDIPAMARNINMPFEDVVLYILSLSYRNV; the protein is encoded by the coding sequence GTGCTTCATGGAGGCATAAGCGATGAGAGGGAAGTTTCTCTTAGAAGCGGTAAGAATGTTTTTGAGGCTTTAACTTCTTATAAAGAATTAAAAGACAGCACAATATTGATAGACGTAAAAGACCATTATGAATTGGTTGAAACTCTAAAAAAAGAAAATGTTGAATATTGTTATAATATATTGCATGGTACTTTTGGAGAAGACGGTACTATTCAAGGTCTTTTGGATTGTCTTAATATTAAATATACAGGCGAAAATACTTTGGTTAGCTCACTTTGTATGAATAAGGTTTATACAAAAAGAATATGGCTTTCTTCAAACATTTCTACTGTAGATTTTCAGCTTCTTGAAGATGCTGTAAAAAACAATAATATATCTTTTAATTTCCCTATAATATTAAAACCTATTTCAAGCGGTTCTAGTGTGGGGGTTTCTTTAATTAAAACTAAAGAAGAATTTGATAATATTGTTAAAGATATAAAAGATACTCATAATTATTTTTTAGAGCCGTATATTAAAGGAAAAGAAGTAACTGTTGGTCTTGTACGTGATAATGATGATATATATGTATTTCCTATACTTGGCATTAATCCAAAAAATGAAATATATGATTATGATGCTAAATATACTCCAGGAAAAACGGAGATGGAGATACCTGCAAAATTAGATAAAGATATAGAAAAAAAATTAATAGAAAATTGTAAAAAGGCTTATGATGTTTTAGGCTGTGAGGGTCTTTGCAGAATAGATGCTATAATTTCTGATGATGGTTTTATTAATTTGATGGAAGTTAATACTCAAGGCGGAATGACAAATACTTCTGATATACCTGCCATGGCAAGAAATATCAATATGCCTTTTGAAGATGTTGTTTTATATATACTTTCTTTATCTTATAGAAATGTATAA
- a CDS encoding HEAT repeat domain-containing protein, with amino-acid sequence MKKVLSIIIIILFSVSCSQKDLTLRRLDDVNRASKKLQDNKDNEEVLLEVLNAAQNGGREVRAEAIWVLGNIEAEIAYSDFLKSSVEDPDFNVRCLSIHGLGRLEAKTPEAIDSIKRAISDTDLQVQIEALKVAGNLKAPELLNSILGSLSSKNKWVRMAAIEALKDYEDKRVDRSLNLLSSTDNDYAVKSTIEQVLKYRNEKGI; translated from the coding sequence ATGAAAAAAGTTTTAAGCATTATCATTATAATATTATTTTCTGTATCTTGTTCTCAGAAAGATTTAACTTTAAGAAGACTTGATGATGTTAATAGGGCTTCTAAGAAGTTGCAAGATAATAAAGATAATGAAGAGGTTTTATTAGAAGTACTTAATGCTGCACAAAACGGCGGAAGGGAAGTGAGAGCTGAGGCTATATGGGTACTTGGAAATATTGAGGCAGAAATAGCTTATAGTGATTTTTTAAAGTCTAGTGTTGAAGACCCTGATTTTAATGTGCGTTGTTTGTCTATACATGGTTTAGGAAGGCTTGAAGCTAAAACTCCTGAGGCAATAGACAGTATAAAAAGAGCTATATCTGATACCGATTTGCAGGTACAAATAGAGGCTTTAAAAGTTGCTGGTAATTTAAAAGCTCCTGAACTTTTAAACTCTATACTTGGAAGCTTATCTAGTAAAAATAAATGGGTGAGAATGGCGGCAATTGAAGCTTTGAAAGATTATGAAGATAAAAGAGTTGACCGTTCTCTTAATTTGCTTTCTTCTACAGATAATGATTATGCTGTGAAATCTACTATAGAGCAGGTTTTAAAATATAGAAATGAAAAAGGAATATAA
- the alaS gene encoding alanine--tRNA ligase, which translates to MTHLELREKFKEFFKSKKHAIEKSSSLIPIDDPSLLFTTAGMLQFKPYYAGIKKAPYSRVATIQKCFRLSDLENIGKTARHHTFFEMFGNFCFMGDYFKKEAIEFAWEFSTQVIKLPVERIYVSIYEKDDDAFKIWNEHIGIPKEKIVRLGKKDNFWGPAGDSGACGPCSELYIDMGEEKGCGKPDCFVGCDCERYLEFWNLVFNEFFQDVDGNLTPLKNVGIDTGMGLERLCYIMQGVESNYQTDVMKPIVDAILNKLNVKYEGNNKTKINLLADHLRALVFVLAEGCKPSNEGRGYVLRRLLRRALKTANDLGHKGAFLNELTSAVINVYKDIYDYLPKEEENIKKILKEEENKFLSTISAGMNKLYSVMEENKESKVISGKDAFMLFDTYGLPFDITEEEANDHGFTVDKKGFEDAMEEQKKRSRGTGEDKKSKFGFVENYETKYVGEDRDSLINGIKSKIVALYENGEKKESASSSNVAVITESSPFYGEMGGQVGDNGFIEISSGEKLKVLDTQKKENTIIHIVDCGNKTLKVGEEIKLLVNFDRRSAIRKNHTATHILQKVLELTLGNHINQAGSFVCEDYLRFDFTHPDSINEETLINIENQVNEIVFKSMPAVIKYMPKEEAIASGAKALFGEKYPDTVRILDIGEGFSVELCGGSHLTNTSEVGYFHIVSEGSVASGVRRIEAITGLNAAREATNLFNKVKSLSHILNANKIDELTTRAENLQTEIKKLQKENKQLKTSGSSSKAFIDNCEDLNGIKFYNLEFDEDIKDIRLYADTIKERVKDSIAFMISKTNNSIIVQVTGKALKEKNILANSLIKDIIAAAGGRGGGKDSFAQGSIENIEKAKEAINKIKSSL; encoded by the coding sequence ATGACACATTTAGAATTGAGAGAAAAGTTTAAAGAGTTTTTTAAAAGTAAAAAACATGCTATAGAGAAATCATCATCATTAATACCAATAGATGACCCTAGTTTATTATTTACAACAGCAGGTATGCTTCAGTTTAAGCCATATTATGCTGGAATAAAAAAAGCACCATATTCAAGAGTAGCTACTATACAGAAATGTTTTAGATTATCAGATTTAGAGAATATTGGTAAAACAGCAAGACACCATACATTTTTTGAGATGTTTGGTAATTTTTGTTTTATGGGAGACTATTTCAAGAAAGAAGCTATTGAGTTTGCTTGGGAGTTTTCTACACAGGTGATAAAGCTTCCTGTTGAGAGAATATATGTATCTATTTATGAGAAAGATGATGATGCATTTAAAATTTGGAATGAACATATAGGAATACCAAAAGAGAAGATTGTTAGACTTGGAAAGAAAGATAATTTCTGGGGACCTGCGGGAGATTCTGGAGCTTGTGGACCTTGCAGTGAACTTTATATTGATATGGGTGAGGAGAAAGGATGCGGTAAGCCTGATTGTTTTGTGGGTTGTGATTGTGAGAGGTATTTAGAGTTTTGGAATTTAGTATTTAATGAGTTTTTCCAAGATGTTGATGGCAATTTGACTCCGCTTAAAAATGTTGGTATAGATACAGGAATGGGGCTTGAGAGACTTTGCTATATTATGCAGGGAGTTGAGAGCAATTATCAAACTGATGTAATGAAGCCTATAGTTGATGCTATTTTAAATAAGCTTAATGTTAAATATGAAGGAAACAATAAGACAAAGATAAACTTATTGGCTGACCATTTAAGAGCTTTAGTATTTGTTTTGGCAGAGGGTTGTAAGCCGTCTAATGAGGGAAGGGGATATGTACTTAGAAGACTTTTAAGAAGAGCTTTAAAAACTGCTAATGATTTAGGTCATAAAGGAGCTTTCTTAAATGAGCTTACTTCTGCTGTAATTAATGTTTATAAAGATATATATGATTATCTTCCAAAAGAAGAAGAGAATATTAAAAAAATATTAAAAGAAGAAGAGAATAAATTTTTAAGCACAATATCTGCAGGCATGAATAAGCTTTACAGTGTAATGGAAGAAAACAAAGAAAGCAAAGTAATATCAGGTAAAGATGCATTTATGCTTTTTGATACTTACGGACTTCCTTTTGACATCACAGAAGAAGAGGCTAATGACCATGGTTTCACAGTTGATAAAAAAGGCTTTGAAGATGCAATGGAGGAACAGAAAAAAAGAAGCAGAGGAACAGGAGAGGATAAAAAGTCTAAATTTGGTTTTGTTGAAAATTATGAAACAAAATATGTCGGCGAAGATAGAGATAGTTTAATTAATGGAATAAAATCAAAGATAGTTGCCCTATATGAGAATGGAGAGAAAAAAGAAAGTGCATCATCTTCTAACGTAGCTGTAATTACAGAGTCATCACCTTTTTATGGAGAGATGGGAGGACAGGTTGGAGATAATGGCTTTATAGAGATTTCAAGCGGAGAGAAACTAAAAGTATTAGATACGCAAAAAAAAGAAAACACTATTATACATATAGTTGATTGCGGCAATAAAACTTTAAAAGTTGGAGAAGAGATAAAACTTTTAGTTAATTTTGACAGAAGAAGTGCTATAAGAAAAAACCACACAGCAACACATATACTTCAAAAGGTTTTAGAGCTCACACTTGGAAATCATATTAATCAGGCAGGAAGCTTTGTTTGTGAAGATTATTTGAGATTTGACTTTACTCACCCAGATTCTATTAATGAAGAGACTTTAATAAATATAGAAAATCAAGTTAATGAAATAGTATTTAAATCAATGCCTGCTGTAATAAAATATATGCCGAAAGAAGAGGCTATAGCTTCTGGAGCTAAGGCATTATTTGGAGAGAAATATCCTGACACTGTAAGAATACTTGATATAGGCGAAGGTTTTTCTGTTGAGCTTTGCGGTGGAAGCCATTTGACAAATACATCTGAAGTTGGTTATTTTCATATAGTAAGTGAAGGTTCTGTTGCAAGCGGTGTGAGAAGAATTGAAGCTATTACTGGGCTTAATGCTGCTAGAGAGGCTACAAATTTATTTAATAAAGTAAAAAGTTTAAGCCATATACTTAATGCAAATAAAATAGATGAACTTACAACTAGAGCTGAAAACCTACAAACAGAAATAAAAAAATTACAAAAAGAAAATAAACAATTAAAGACATCAGGCTCATCTTCTAAAGCGTTTATAGATAATTGCGAAGATTTAAATGGAATTAAGTTTTACAATTTGGAGTTTGACGAAGATATAAAAGATATAAGACTTTATGCTGATACTATAAAAGAGAGAGTTAAAGATTCTATAGCCTTTATGATAAGTAAAACCAATAATTCTATAATAGTTCAAGTTACTGGTAAGGCTTTAAAAGAAAAAAACATATTGGCTAATTCTTTAATTAAAGATATAATAGCAGCTGCAGGAGGCAGAGGCGGAGGAAAAGATAGTTTTGCTCAAGGCTCTATAGAAAATATCGAAAAAGCAAAAGAGGCTATTAATAAAATAAAGAGTAGTTTATAA
- a CDS encoding alpha-1,2-fucosyltransferase has translation MNKQFHKYLDDVLWWCPFKKLRYLIREYLNKIEDIEKENKQIINHLNIITNKIFPENKNVAVIAVDGGFADQIRIYLVAKSLEKFYNKKILFDISWYKTNGMDDSKINERRFELINIFKDIEFNLATEEQIFLSKQSNYIDFWWYFENIKASNLLENINDEQIQYMYGILALNEKFAIKNKIKIEIPNIFQLLNYTDVLTLDKYFIPILDEKNKEIYNDIINSKNTVACHIRRTDYINFPYYIDLNFNYYKNAFETIEKKINNKIKIFFFSDDLDWVNKNIIPNIKNIYDYKIVDINNNNRGYFDFYLISKCQYQIASSGNFCKVAHQFNEFNDKMLITPESIN, from the coding sequence ATGAATAAACAATTCCATAAATATTTAGATGATGTATTATGGTGGTGTCCTTTCAAAAAATTAAGATATCTAATAAGAGAATACTTAAATAAAATAGAAGATATAGAAAAAGAAAATAAACAAATTATAAATCATTTAAATATCATCACAAATAAAATATTTCCAGAAAATAAAAATGTTGCTGTTATTGCTGTGGATGGTGGATTTGCAGATCAAATAAGAATATATTTAGTAGCTAAATCTTTAGAAAAATTTTACAACAAAAAAATTTTATTTGATATAAGCTGGTATAAAACAAATGGCATGGATGATTCTAAAATAAATGAAAGACGTTTTGAATTAATAAATATATTTAAAGATATAGAATTTAATTTAGCTACAGAAGAACAAATATTTTTAAGTAAGCAATCTAACTATATAGATTTTTGGTGGTATTTTGAAAATATTAAAGCTTCAAATTTATTAGAAAATATTAATGATGAACAAATACAATATATGTACGGTATTTTAGCATTAAATGAAAAATTTGCTATAAAAAATAAAATAAAAATTGAAATACCAAATATATTTCAATTATTAAATTATACAGATGTATTAACTTTAGATAAATATTTCATTCCAATATTAGATGAAAAAAATAAAGAAATTTATAATGATATTATTAATAGTAAAAATACTGTAGCTTGCCATATAAGAAGAACTGATTATATCAATTTTCCTTATTATATAGATTTAAATTTTAATTATTATAAAAATGCATTTGAAACTATAGAAAAGAAAATAAATAATAAAATTAAAATTTTCTTTTTTTCAGATGATTTAGATTGGGTAAATAAAAATATAATTCCTAATATAAAAAATATATATGACTATAAGATAGTTGATATAAATAACAATAATAGAGGATATTTTGATTTTTATCTAATCAGTAAATGTCAATATCAAATAGCTTCTTCTGGAAACTTTTGTAAAGTAGCTCATCAATTTAATGAATTTAATGATAAAATGTTAATAACACCAGAATCTATTAATTAG